CGATGTTTGCCCAGTACACAACTAAGTCGTATTCCTACGTTAGTGTAGTGGAACTGAGCAACTACCTTGGCAAAGAAGGCGAAGACCCGATGCAGAATCCGGATATTATCGCCCGTCTGAAACCTGTTCTGCCACAACGACAATACATCTGCTTCTATCCGATGAACAAAAAACGTGAGCTGAATGACAACTGGTACATGCTGTCCATGGACGAGCGTCGCACCATGATGCGTAGTCACGGCATGATTGGCCGCAGCTATGCGGGTAAAGTAAAACAGATCATTACCGGCTCTGTCGGTTTCGACGATTGGGAATGGGGCGTTACGCTATTTGCGGATGACGCACTTCAGTTCAAGAAACTTGTCTATGAGATGCGTTTCGATGAAGTTAGCGCCCGTTATGGCGAATTCGGTTCGTTCTATGTGGGAAGTCTGTTGAACGAAGGAACACTGGAAGACATGCTTAAGCTGTAGAAATAGCACAAAGCACAATAAAGCACCGCGACATCTCCTGTAAAGGATACTGTCTGCGGTGCTTTATTATCTATCAATATTCTAATACCTCAAGCTTGATTTAGATCTATATTGTTTGAACTATTTATTTACACAAAAACGGAAAGGACAGAAAAAAACTGAAAAAGCGAAGCGTTCGCCTTTATCACCGGATTTTCCCTTTAACAAAAGGGAATCAAAAAAATCTGGGGATAACAGCGATTGGAAGGTTATGTCTCTAATCCTCGTCCTCATCATCTACCGCTTTCAGCGATTCGAGGAATTCGGCTGTGGCCCGGTCACGGTCACGACCCTTCTCTTTAAGCCGCTCAATCGCAGGCATAATGAGAATATCCACTTCTTTCTGCACGATGTAGGCCAGATCATATTGATCCTGTTCCTCGAGATAACCACCGACCTGCATCAGGGCGTTGTATCGATCCAGCTCTTCACGCGTTAATAGTCCCCGGACCTGAACACTGCAATGTCTCATCCAAAAAACCGCCCTTTCTTCAGGACTAGCGGAATACCACCAATGATGAACAGATAACGCAGATCAACCAGCTTCTTCAGCTGAGCCGCTTTCCAGCCTTTGTATTTCTTGCCGCCTACAACGGCAATAGCTTCACCTTTACCCAGTGATGCAACCGTGCCTTTGCTCGTAAATACAAAAGGTTGTGGCTGTTTCTTGCGAATGGATGCCACGACGTTCTTGGCGCAGTTCACACCCTGCTGCATCGCAATCTGGGCTGTTGGCGGATAAGGCCGCCCTTCCGCGTTGAACACAAGTGAATTATCACCAATGACATAAACATGCTCATGTCCAGGGGCACGCAGATAATCATCTACTTTCACACGTCCTCGCATCACTTCAAGACCTGCCTGTTCAAGCAATGAGTTACCGCGAATGCCGCCGGTCCATACGACTGTAGCCGCATCGAGCTTTTCACCCTCACCCACAATAACCCCGTCCGGGAGACATTGCTTGATTGGAACACCAATTTTGAAAGTAACGCCCTTCTTCTTGAGCACATTCATCGCATGCTCTACCAGTTCTGGATCAAATCCAGGCAAAGCCGAAGGTGCTGCCTCTACATTGTAGATATGCACGTGTTTCGGATTCACGTCGAACTCCTTGCACAGCTGTGGAATGCGATCTGCAAGTTCAGCTACGAATTCAACGCCACTGAAACCCGCTCCACCTACGACAAACCGAATACGATTTCGTTTGTTATCGTTTTTGTACATCGCAAATTGATATTCGATGTGTTCTCGAATCAGTCTGACCGAGTTAATGCTGCGGATCGTCATGGCGTGATCGAGCATCCCCGGAATGCCGAAGGTCTCAGGCTCACCGCCTAGTCCAATAATCAGATAATCATAGGATAACGTGCCATCCTCCAGAATAATCTTTCGATCCTGCAGACGAATCTCCTTCACGGAAGACTTGACCAGATCAATCTTGAACTCATCAATCAGCTTCGAAATAGGGACTCTTGCATGCTCAATGGTATCCGTGCCGGCTGCCGGCATATGTAGATGTGTAGTAATATAATGATAATCATGCCGGTTCACCAATGTGACATCGGCCTCGTTATAGTTCAATTCCTTCTGCAGCCGCTGGGCTGTCAGAATCCCGCCATAGCCCGCGCCGAGGATGACGATTTTGGGAATACTGCTCATGTCTATACCCCTTCCGGTTTCACTTGCATCAGCCCGATCTTGGGTGAGATGCAAAATGCACATACTTACAAATATTGATGAGGTCTTGCCCATTATGACGACAAATGTTAACTTCGCGAATTTATTTAAACGTTTGCATCAATTTCATAACTCACTAAAAATGGATTTTATGAAACTAGATATCGACATATCGAACCGTTTTGATCTATATCTAGACTTGATTGAAGCAACTAAAGGGTTTATGAAATTGATACGTTTGCACGCAAGTTATCGTTTCAAGTTGTGAAATTAACCACAAGATTCTACAAAACACGGGATCTGTCTTCATATTACATATTGACTCTAAATTAGACAAAAAAACACATAGTACAGGTCAAGGATATCTGTATTTCTAGTAAAGATCAAGGTTTTTTTTGTTATTTTTCATAACCTTTCATTTCCAATTTCATCCTATTCTCATCTGATCTTCATCAATTGTTCCCAGTTTCGTGACGCCGCTAACTTTGCAACCCTGAATACACCGTTTATAATAGGAAAGACAGTTCAGCACCAATGCCGGTTACGATACGTAGCCTGCACATTCTTTCTGTTAACTACCTATTAAAATATGAAAGGTGTTGTTGATTCTTGACTGCACAAAATTCCAGTCATGATATGACTGATTTACTTATTATCGGTGGAGGCCCTGCGGGTCTGTTCGCCGCGTTTTATGGTGGGATGCGTCAGGCATCCGTTACACTGGTTGAAAGTATGCCACAGCTTGGCGGACAGCTTGCCGCTCTTTACCCGGAGAAATACATCTATGATGTAGCCGGATTCCCGAAAGTAACAGCTCAGGAACTGGTGAATAACCTGGTTGAGCAAATGAGTCATTTTAACCCGAACATCCGCCTTGAAGAAAAGGTTGTATCGGTGGAGAAAAAGGATGAGCAACATTTCGTCGTGAAGACGGATGAGAATGAATATCATGCCAAAGCCGTCATTATTACAGCTGGTGTAGGTGCATTCGAACCACGTCGCCTGGAGCTTGAAGGTGCTGCCAAGTTCGAGAAGAGCAACCTGCACTACTTCATCAGTGATCTGAATGCCTTCGCTGGCAAAAAAGTACTGATCAGTGGCGGCGGTGACTCCGCGGTAGACTGGGCACTCATGCTGGAGCCTATCGCTGAGCAAGTGACACTGATCCATCGCCGGGACAAGTTCCGTGCACATGAGCACAGTGTCGAAAACCTGATGAATTCCAAGGTGAATGTCGTTACACCGACCGAAATCACGGAACTTCATGGGGATGACACGATTACCAAGGTAACCCTTTCTCATGTGAAAACCAAAGAAACTCAGGAAATCGAAGTAGATGACGTGATCGTTAACTTCGGATTTGTCTCTTCTCTCGGACCGATTGCCGAGTGGGGTATCGAAATTGATAGCAACTCCATCGTTGTTGATTCCCGCATGGAAACATCTATTCCAGGAATCTTCGCTGCCGGAGATATCACAACATATCCGGGTAAACTGAAGCTGATCGCTGTCGGATTCGGCGAAGCTCCAACAGCCGTCAACAATGCGAAGGTATACTTCGATCCGGATGCCAAGTTGTCCCCAGGACACAGCAGTAACATGAAACGCTAGTTTTGCTGAAATAACATATATTGATACAAAAAAGGGTATCTTACTCCTGAGTGAATCCATATCAGGAGGGATACCCTTGTCTTATATATGCCCGCTGTGTAACGGTCTGGTTGTACCGGAGCAGGCTTGCCCCCACTGCCTTCAGGGACTGTTAGAATGCGGCAAATTGGATGATTACACCGGACCATACAGCCCCTACGTATTCCAACCTTCCTCTGACACGGCAGACGAAGTCGAAAACGTTTGCAATCATGTGATGTACTGTCACCATTGTCAGACGAGCACGCCATGGCCAGTCTCACTATGGGACTTGTCCGGAAACCTGTAACATTGCCTGCAATGAGGATCTCTAGTGAAGAATGGCAGATACGTCGGTACCCAGTTTGCGCTTATGGATTTCTGCCAACAGCAGTGCGATGAAATCTCTTTCGAGATTCAACTCAATCGCTTTATGGTAGGAATCCAACAACATCTCATCGGATAACATAGCCATTTCCCGCCACAACCTTTCCTTTTTTTTCCTCAAAACTATCATATCAGAGATTTATATAGAGAACAAGCGTTCTTGTTATCCACAACGATATGTGGAAATCCTGTGCATAGTTTGTTGATAAATGGAAAAAATGTAGAGTAATCAACGTGTATAGTGTGGACAATATTTATGCACAGGGAGTTTGTACTACTGTCAGAACGTTTATCAGCGTATTTTTTTCGGAATAAATTCATAGTTTCAAGACTTGTTGCGAGTAAATTACCCGGTAATGTAAAATTTCAAACGGTTTTCATACCGTTTTCTTTTATATATTATCGGTTTTTCTTGAATTTTCTTGAGTTTTCCCATTCATTTTCTATTGGGGTCTGGTATTCACTTCCAGAATCCAGATCTTGCCTGAATAATCCAGTCCATAATCAAATCCAAGCTGACCTACACCAGGGAACTGACTTTCCATAATGTACGTACATGTCATTGTAAGGGAACGCATCTCCCGGCGTTTGTGCCGACCGGATATATGTGGCAGGGATAAACCAAGAGCTCGCCTTCCTGATAACATGGTGCCACCCTTGCTCAGATTCGTCACACAGAGTCCGGGACGAGCGAGTCGTCCTACTAAGGAACGGAATACCCAGCCTCGTTGGGTTTTGACAACTTTGACTCTGTAATCAACAGGTCTCCCTTGAATTGTTGCCAGATGAATGCCTTGCTGGATCAAGTACTTGCGTCTAGCCTTTACACGCACCAGAGAGCGATACATCTGGCTGAAACTGGCGAAAGAACGGGTTGTTTTCATATGGGTGTATCGATAAGCCCCACCGCTGGCCGATACCCGGATAACACCGTAACCTCCGCCTCCTACAATAGGTTTGACATACACCATTCCATAACGACTGAGCATTTGCAGCAGATTACCCGAGTTGAATGCCTTGGTCTGTGGGATATGGACAGCAGCTACCGGGTATTTCATCAGAGCCGCTGTCTTCCGCCATTTGCTTGCAAGTTGTCTCGACATGGGTTGATCTCCTTCCTTGAAACAATAGTCCTTCCTTATACATACTCAACAGAAGCCTTGCTTTCTTGGATGTCTGTCCACGGCAAAGGCCCCTTTTCCATGTAACCTGTCCCAGGGTGATGGCGGAAACGGGAACACGCGCCCGGTTTACTTTTCAAACAAGTCAATCTGTCGTATGCTACTAAGGAATGGCTTGGAAGGGCTTAAATATGAGGATCTAAGGAGCGTTAAGAACAAATGGAAGCATTTTTCAAATCACTTTATGGCGTAGCCTATTTTGCAATGTCGATCGTTCTGGTAGCTGTTACGGTACTTCTCTTTGTCACAGGTATTCGACTGTTTATGCAAAAGCGTAATCGCGGCTTTGCCGTGAGTTGTCTTATATTTGCCTGTTTCATCGTCTTTATCATTGTTGTTATGTTAACTACGCCCTTCTCTGCCACACCGCCGGGTTCACCGGAAGCCATGGCTGCCCTTCTTCACTTCGGGTAGTTGAACCTCTGTAGAAGGAGATGCTTATGACACGTACTAATGAAACCTTAGGAATTATTGATATCGGCTCGAACTCCATTCGTCTGGTTATCTATGAACTGGACCAGGACGAAGCCTATCGCATCATTCATGAAGACAAATACGCCGCTCGTCTGAGCAGCGTTGTTGAGTCCGATGGAACCATTCTGCGCCATTCTCTGGATAAAGCCATCACCATCTTGAGTCAATTCAAAGCGACCTGTGAAGCGTATCAGACCAAACTGATTCGCGCAGCAGCTACCGCAGCTATTCGTAATGCAAGCAATGTCCTGGAGATTATTGAATGGCTGGAGACCGAGACGGGGCTTACCATTGAATGTGTATCGGGAGATCGGGAGGCCTATTATGGGTTCCTTGGTGTCACTCAATCCATTGATCTGGCAGACGGTTACGTCGTGGATATTGGAGGCGGCAGCACAGAGATCACGGTCTTTCGGGATCGGAAAAGGTTACATAGCATCTCCCTCCCTATTGGTGCTGTGAATTCACATGCCCGTTACGGGGGCGAAGATCAGTGGACTGAGGAGAATGCAAATGCATTATGCAACGAAGTCACTGAGGCTCTCCGTGGACAGAATTGGATTCGTGAGCATCCTGGTCTGCCACTCATCGGACTTGGCGGCACAATGCGTACACTCGCCAAAGTGGAACAGAAGCGCACCCAGTATTCTTTGCCTGTCAGCCATCATTATGAGATCAGTGAGGAAGCGATGGAGAACATCGCTCGCTCCTTGCCACATCTCACCTCGGCACAGCGCAAAAAGGTACCTGGGCTCGCCAAAGATCGCGCTGACATCATTGTGCCCGGCGTACTGATCCTACGAACTGTCTTCCAGATAATACAGGGAGATCGTTATGTGGTTAGTGGCGCGGGTCTACGAGACGGGTTGTTGCGTGATTACATGGCTGGAGGGCAGCCGGTCGTTCCAGACGCGCTGAAGGACAGTATCCGCAACTTTATCCATTTTGGTCCACCTATTCCAGAGAATCGTCTGCAACGGATTCATCAGGATATGGTTACCCTGTATACAGCATTACAAGGTACCCCTCCTGATCAAGCAGATGCCCGAATCCTGTATGCATCCTCCATGCTGCACATGGCTGGTAAACAGATTAACTATTTCCGTTATACACAGCACTCGGCCTATTGGATCATGAATTCAAGCATTTATGGACTTTCTCATCGGGAGACCATTCTAAGTGCCAGTGCAGCTGATTATCATCCCAAAAAAAGAACGCCCCAGCTGCTGAATAAGCACCGGGACATTCTGAAAAACTCGGATGAGCGGCATGCTCATCGTTTAGGCTCTCTGCTCCGCGTAGCTGAAGCCATCAATCGATCCGAGAGCATCGCTGCGATCAAAGCAACAAAAGAAAACGACTCGCTGAAGGTGCAATTCACCTGTACAGCTGAGCCGTTACTGGAACTTGATGGCCTGGAAGAGGCCGTCAAGGATCTGAAGGAAGCCTGGGGAGTTACGTTAACGCACTCCATTCAGCAGGCTTCCAAGGGATAATACCCATGGCCTCCGTCTGACTTCTCAGCGGGGGCTTTTCATTTTCTACAAATACATAATTGCCACCAGGCATAAGTTGTCTCGCTTTGACATTATCCATAAGGGACAGATTAAGGATATCCACTAGCATTTTCTTCAGCTCTGGATCAAATACGGGACACATCAGTTCAATTCTTCGATTCAGGTTACGTGTCATCCAGTCTGCACTGGAGATGAATACATCCGGGTTGCCGCTATTTTCAAAATAAAACAACCGTGAATGCTCCAGAAAACGATCCACAATGCTAATGACCCGAATATTCTCACTGAGCCCCTCTACCCCCGGACGCAGACAACATACACCACGCACAATCAGATCGATCTGCACGCCGGCTTGAGAAGCCTCGTACAATTCATCAATCATTTCCTGATGGGATAAGGAGTTGATCTTGGCAATGATTCTGGAAGGTTTGCCTTTCAGCGCGTGCTCTGTTTCTCTACGAATCAGTGCAAACAACTCATCCTTCATACCATCCGGAGCTACACGGAACGCCTGCAATGCCTTCGGACCGGAGTATCCGGTAATCTCATTGAACAATTCGGATGCATCTTCCCCAATAATTGGATTAGAGGTGAACAGTCCCACGTCCGTATACACTTTGGCTGTACTCTCATTATAGTTACCGGTTCCTACATGAACATAACGTCTCAGCCCCTGCTGTTCCCTGCGTACAACAAGAATGATTTTGGCATGGGTCTTCAGTCCAACCAGTCCATAAACCACGTGACAACCGGCTTTCTCCAGCTTACGCGCCCAAGCAATGTTGCGCTCTTCATCAAACCGTGCTTTCAGTTCCACCACCACCGTGACCTGCTTACCACTCTCAGCTGCAAGTGCAAGTGCCGGAATAAGGCGTGAATCGCCATTGACCCGATATAATGTCATCTTGATGGCCAGAACTCTTGGATCTTCCGAAGCCTCCAATATAAAATCAGTGACTGGTTCAAACGATTCGTATGGATGATGCACCAGTACATCGCGTTTGCGCAGCAGCTCAAAATGACTTTCTCTGGGTAGGAACTCCAGTGGATACACAGGTTTCACCGGACTGTACTTCAGATGCGAGAAACTTTCCAGACTGTCCACGAATCCAGCCAGAAAACTCAAATCAAGTGGTCCATCAATTTCGTATACCGGGTCCTGAATATCAAATTCATCCTGCAATTCCAATAAGGCATCCGGACGAAAATCCTTACAAACTTCCAGTCGTACAGGAGCCCCGCGGCGTCTGC
This Paenibacillus xylanexedens DNA region includes the following protein-coding sequences:
- a CDS encoding Ppx/GppA phosphatase family protein; protein product: MTRTNETLGIIDIGSNSIRLVIYELDQDEAYRIIHEDKYAARLSSVVESDGTILRHSLDKAITILSQFKATCEAYQTKLIRAAATAAIRNASNVLEIIEWLETETGLTIECVSGDREAYYGFLGVTQSIDLADGYVVDIGGGSTEITVFRDRKRLHSISLPIGAVNSHARYGGEDQWTEENANALCNEVTEALRGQNWIREHPGLPLIGLGGTMRTLAKVEQKRTQYSLPVSHHYEISEEAMENIARSLPHLTSAQRKKVPGLAKDRADIIVPGVLILRTVFQIIQGDRYVVSGAGLRDGLLRDYMAGGQPVVPDALKDSIRNFIHFGPPIPENRLQRIHQDMVTLYTALQGTPPDQADARILYASSMLHMAGKQINYFRYTQHSAYWIMNSSIYGLSHRETILSASAADYHPKKRTPQLLNKHRDILKNSDERHAHRLGSLLRVAEAINRSESIAAIKATKENDSLKVQFTCTAEPLLELDGLEEAVKDLKEAWGVTLTHSIQQASKG
- the hemQ gene encoding hydrogen peroxide-dependent heme synthase, with the translated sequence MNEAASTLEGWYALHDFRSINWAAWKAADDEERAVALDELQEFWKEWKEVEDSSKGSTVVYTVVGQKADLVMMHLRETLEDLKAVENAFNKTMFAQYTTKSYSYVSVVELSNYLGKEGEDPMQNPDIIARLKPVLPQRQYICFYPMNKKRELNDNWYMLSMDERRTMMRSHGMIGRSYAGKVKQIITGSVGFDDWEWGVTLFADDALQFKKLVYEMRFDEVSARYGEFGSFYVGSLLNEGTLEDMLKL
- a CDS encoding YheC/YheD family protein, giving the protein MSRQLASKWRKTAALMKYPVAAVHIPQTKAFNSGNLLQMLSRYGMVYVKPIVGGGGYGVIRVSASGGAYRYTHMKTTRSFASFSQMYRSLVRVKARRKYLIQQGIHLATIQGRPVDYRVKVVKTQRGWVFRSLVGRLARPGLCVTNLSKGGTMLSGRRALGLSLPHISGRHKRREMRSLTMTCTYIMESQFPGVGQLGFDYGLDYSGKIWILEVNTRPQ
- a CDS encoding NAD(P)/FAD-dependent oxidoreductase, whose protein sequence is MSSIPKIVILGAGYGGILTAQRLQKELNYNEADVTLVNRHDYHYITTHLHMPAAGTDTIEHARVPISKLIDEFKIDLVKSSVKEIRLQDRKIILEDGTLSYDYLIIGLGGEPETFGIPGMLDHAMTIRSINSVRLIREHIEYQFAMYKNDNKRNRIRFVVGGAGFSGVEFVAELADRIPQLCKEFDVNPKHVHIYNVEAAPSALPGFDPELVEHAMNVLKKKGVTFKIGVPIKQCLPDGVIVGEGEKLDAATVVWTGGIRGNSLLEQAGLEVMRGRVKVDDYLRAPGHEHVYVIGDNSLVFNAEGRPYPPTAQIAMQQGVNCAKNVVASIRKKQPQPFVFTSKGTVASLGKGEAIAVVGGKKYKGWKAAQLKKLVDLRYLFIIGGIPLVLKKGRFFG
- a CDS encoding NAD(P)/FAD-dependent oxidoreductase gives rise to the protein MTDLLIIGGGPAGLFAAFYGGMRQASVTLVESMPQLGGQLAALYPEKYIYDVAGFPKVTAQELVNNLVEQMSHFNPNIRLEEKVVSVEKKDEQHFVVKTDENEYHAKAVIITAGVGAFEPRRLELEGAAKFEKSNLHYFISDLNAFAGKKVLISGGGDSAVDWALMLEPIAEQVTLIHRRDKFRAHEHSVENLMNSKVNVVTPTEITELHGDDTITKVTLSHVKTKETQEIEVDDVIVNFGFVSSLGPIAEWGIEIDSNSIVVDSRMETSIPGIFAAGDITTYPGKLKLIAVGFGEAPTAVNNAKVYFDPDAKLSPGHSSNMKR
- a CDS encoding sporulation histidine kinase inhibitor Sda; protein product: MAMLSDEMLLDSYHKAIELNLERDFIALLLAEIHKRKLGTDVSAILH
- the ppk1 gene encoding polyphosphate kinase 1, producing the protein MHRDVKTGNYVNRDLSWVEFNRRVLQEAQDPTTPLLERMRFLGIVASNLDEFVSVRVAETKEKIKAGFTQKDFTGYTPAGLYRRLIKRTGTMVAEQYKTYRELIRLLAKKGVNIQEYTDLNVTQQRAMDQYFHEIIFPVLTPMAIDQSRPFPLVHNKSVYLSVMLQKEGEQEGEPFMAIVQVPSNLPRVVQAPIRANSKKKTFILIEDLIKHHIHTLFSGYISLAAQEFRVTRNADLFINEEEAEDLLEAIEKELRRRRRGAPVRLEVCKDFRPDALLELQDEFDIQDPVYEIDGPLDLSFLAGFVDSLESFSHLKYSPVKPVYPLEFLPRESHFELLRKRDVLVHHPYESFEPVTDFILEASEDPRVLAIKMTLYRVNGDSRLIPALALAAESGKQVTVVVELKARFDEERNIAWARKLEKAGCHVVYGLVGLKTHAKIILVVRREQQGLRRYVHVGTGNYNESTAKVYTDVGLFTSNPIIGEDASELFNEITGYSGPKALQAFRVAPDGMKDELFALIRRETEHALKGKPSRIIAKINSLSHQEMIDELYEASQAGVQIDLIVRGVCCLRPGVEGLSENIRVISIVDRFLEHSRLFYFENSGNPDVFISSADWMTRNLNRRIELMCPVFDPELKKMLVDILNLSLMDNVKARQLMPGGNYVFVENEKPPLRSQTEAMGIIPWKPAEWSALT